One genomic segment of Papaver somniferum cultivar HN1 unplaced genomic scaffold, ASM357369v1 unplaced-scaffold_6, whole genome shotgun sequence includes these proteins:
- the LOC113343486 gene encoding zinc finger protein ZAT12-like: MAMFLMLLSSGREEADYQSAVQPLTTSKISQNRVYECKTCNRKFPSFQALGGHRASHKKPRLEESVFSGTQSINDNQQQKKKPKTHECSICGLEFSVGQALGGHMRKHRAVVSPEATPTATMGLSSSSSDTTTYKQQPLQLVKRSNSRRLLSLNLDLSLTSLPTTITDSNEFEFSTLVEPHKQISVPPMIYYFI, encoded by the coding sequence ATGGCGATGTTTTTAATGCTACTATCAAGTGGCCGAGAAGAGGCCGATTATCAATCTGCAGTTCAGCCACTGACAACATCAAAGATTAGCCAAAATCGTGTTTACGAGTGCAAAACATGCAATAGGAAGTTTCCATCATTCCAAGCACTTGGAGGACACCGAGCAAGTCACAAGAAACCCAGATTAGAGGAATCTGTATTTTCGGGTACCCAGAGCATTAACGATAACCAAcagcaaaagaagaaaccaaagactCATGAATGTTCTATTTGCGGTTTAGAGTTTTCCGTTGGACAAGCtttaggtggtcatatgagaaaacatAGGGCAGTAGTGTCACCAGAGGCAACACCAACGGCAACAATGGGATTATCATCCTCTTCATCTGATACTACTACTTACAAACAACAGCCGCTACAATTAGTGAAAAGATCAAATAGTAGGAGATTACTGAGTTTGAATTTAGATTTGAGCTTAACCTCTCTTCCTACCACTATAACGGACAGTAATGAGTTTGAATTCTCCACTCTTGTAGAACCACACAAACAGATTTCTGTACCacccatgatttattattttatttga
- the LOC113343562 gene encoding zinc finger protein ZAT8-like, which translates to MMGNKRSGGEMEDISIGEVDPRPVVQKQETSMSSRSRVYKCKTCNRQFPSFQALGGHRASHKKPRLVNQISSDSPSSQQQMRKPKTHACSICGLEFAVGQALGGHMRKHRATLIDTSPTTEAAAATTTELSSSSSDITNSTTHEKQPLIPEVRKSNNRILSLDLDLNLSTFPTTTMCSNDFEFSTLVAPHKQTSVPPMIYSFI; encoded by the coding sequence ATGATGGGTAATAAGAGAAGTGGAGGAGAAATGGAAGACATCAGCATAGGAGAGGTCGATCCTCGCCCTGTGGTTCAGAAACAGGAAACATCAATGAGTAGCCGAAGTCGGGTTTACAAGTGCAAAACATGTAATAGACAATTTCCGTCATTTCAAGCACTTGGAGGACACCGAGCCAGTCACAAGAAACCTAGATTAGTAAACCAAATATCATCAGACAGTCCTAGTAGCCAACAGCAAATGAGAAAACCAAAGACTCATGCATGTTCAATTTGCGGTCTAGAGTTTGCCGTCGGACAGGCtttaggtggtcatatgagaaagcATAGAGCTACCCTGATAGATACTTCTCCAACAACAGAAGCAGCCGCAGCGACAACAACAGAAttgtcatcttcttcatctgataTTACTAATAGTACTACTCATGAAAAGCAGCCACTAATACCCGAAGTAAGAAAATCAAATAATAGGATAttgagtttggatttggatttgaactTATCCACTTTTCCTACAACTACTATGTGTAGTAATGATTTTGAATTCTCCACTCTTGTAGCACCACACAAACAAACTTCTGTACCACCTATGATTTATAGTTTTATTTGA
- the LOC113343456 gene encoding zinc finger protein ZAT11-like codes for MMSNRRSRGETEKSMAATRVKYLSLLSHDNGDIDYDSVIQQQRMPTSIEGLIYGCKTCNKKFPSFQGLGGHRASHKKPRLMELYSLDNQGISDNQQQVMKQKIYECSICGLKFEIGQALGGHMRRHRASMNECSSTKAAARTTGLSSSSSDNTDISFQEDVLPQVPVLKRSNSCRRVLSLNLELSLALLPLDSNNEFEFSTIEKADRHMPSTPLMVYSFI; via the coding sequence ATGATGAGTAACAGGAGAAGCAGAGGAGAAACGGAAAAAAGCATGGCAGCAACCAGGGTAAAATATTTAAGCTTATTATCGCATGACAATGGAGATATCGATTATGATTCTGTGATCCAGCAACAGAGGATGCCAACAAGTATTGAAGGCCTTATTTACGGGTGCAAAACATGTAATAAAAAGTTTCCATCGTTTCAAGGGCTAGGAGGCCACAGAGCGAGTCATAAGAAACCTCGGTTGATGGAACTGTACTCATTAGATAATCAAGGTATCAGTGATAACCAGCAGCAAGTgatgaaacaaaagatttatgaGTGTTCGATTTGTGGTTTAAAGTTTGAGATTGGGCAAGCtttaggtggtcatatgagaagaCATAGAGCTTCCATGAATGAGTGCTCGTCGACAAAGGCAGCAGCAAGAACGACAGGATTGTCGTCCTCATCATCTGATAATACTGACATTAGTTTTCAAGAAGATGTACTTCCACAAGTGCCGGTACTGAAGAGATCAAACAGTTGCAGGAGAGTGTTGAGTTTGAATTTAGAGTTGAGCTTAgctcttcttcctttagatagTAATAATGAATTTGAATTCTCCACTATTGAAAAAGCAGACAGACATATGCCATCTACTCCACTCATGGTTTATAGTTTTATTTGA